One genomic segment of Clavelina lepadiformis chromosome 3, kaClaLepa1.1, whole genome shotgun sequence includes these proteins:
- the LOC143449725 gene encoding carboxypeptidase B-like: MKFFALIVLIAGVVANKRFDKHQVLTLYPTTPEHLSFIQDLENDNNIVDFWSPDDATSVKINEKVDVRFSSAVLGNIKMKLQEQKMDYEVKIANLQQLIDEQLDLKQMRASKNGSYDYNVYHTYDEIQQWIADTANQYPNLARKSFFATSTEGRNVDMLTIGKSTDKPIFLIDCGVHAREWISPAFCQCFINRMLSQYGVDPQVTRMMDEMTWMIIPLLNVDGYEYTWANDRMWRKTRSKYDTFCTGVDANRNFDINWSGEGASTEPCSNTYCGPSVESEPVVKALSDIIRKYKGNIQGYIAFHSYSQVFVYPYSYAYEDTENAAQLNDVSSRAANAIQQTTSKIYTFGPGYESMYLVSGGSKDWAYQMGVPLSYTIELRDTGKYGFLLPESQIDGTCQEMFQAMIVLAEEAITNT; the protein is encoded by the exons ATGAAGTTCTTTGCATTAATAGTTCTCATAGCGGGAGTAGTGGCCAACAAGAGATTCGACAA GCATCAGGTGCTTACTCTTTATCCCACGACACCAGAACACCTAAGTTTTATTCAAGACCTGGAAAATGATAACAATATA gTCGACTTTTGGAGTCCCGATGACGCAACGAGTGTGAAAATTAACGAGAAAGTTGACGTAAGGTTCTCCAG CGCTGTATTGGGAAACATCAAAATGAAGTTGCAAGAACAGAAAATGGACTATGAG GTGAAAATCGCCAATCTTCAACAATTGATTGATGAGCAACTCGACCTAAAACAAATGAGGGCGTCAAAGAATGGAAGTTATGATTATAATGTTTATCACACTTATGATGAG ATACAACAATGGATAGCGGATACGGCAAATCAGTACCCAAATTTGGctcgaaaaagtttttttgccaCATCAACAGAAGGACGAAATGTTGATATGCTTACCATCGGAAAATCAACAGATAAGCCGATTTTTCTCATTGACTGTGGTGTTCACGCAAGAGAATGGATTTCACCTGCATTTTGCCAGTGCTTCATCAATCGG atGTTATCGCAATATGGCGTCGACCCACAAGTAACCCGCATGATGGACGAAATGACGTGGATGATTATACCTCTCCTTAACGTAGACGGCTACGAATACACTTGGGCAAAT GATCGCATGTGGCGTAAGACAAGATCAAAGTATGATACATTTTGCACTGGGGTTGATGCAAACCGAAACTTTGATATTAACTGGAGCGGCGAGGGTGCTTCGACCGAACCCTGCAGCAACACGTATTGTGGCCCATCTGTCGAGTCCGAACCAGTGGTGAAAGCTTTATCTGACATCATAAGAAAATACAAGGGAAATATCCAG GGCTACATCGCATTCCACAGCTACAGTCAGGTTTTTGTGTATCCTTACTCTTATGCTTACGAAGACACCGAAAACGCGGCTCAACTG AATGATGTGTCATCAAGAGCAGCTAACGCAATTCAACAAACCACAAGCAAAATATATACTTTTGGACCGGGCTACGAATCTATGT ATCTTGTATCCGGCGGTTCCAAGGACTGGGCGTATCAAATGGGTGTTCCACTTTCCTACACCATTGAGCTTCGTGACACGGGAAAATATGGTTTCTTGTTGCCAGAGTCACAG ATCGATGGAACATGCCAAGAAATGTTTCAAGCCATGATTGTGTTGGCTGAAGAAGCCATAACCAACACATAA
- the LOC143449726 gene encoding uncharacterized protein LOC143449726 yields the protein MTRRRLEEAILAGYTMGLGDYIADDSDYDIQSRLASASKLTLPLDRWGIYSLQYCPNGENLAVGFGNGGIYIVKQNGDNFKVSELTHGHRKGLAVMSLKYLRDENGLFLLSAGAAGAVNVWDLNTDAKIEPLFTLEEEGNEINALDLSCDCTFFATAGKDRHIRLYDATTMKPFQTIEAPDYLTMDEISVYTGHTKRVFALKFHPEENHLFLTAGWDDCVKLWDKRMARNAKKSIAGPHVCGAGLDVRGNTVLTGSWSAKRSLQLWDLRAGTLERNISYPHDIKAEGEFLYCAKYVTSDVVVAGGSGTNNACAISLNADNVLGVISSAKPVLAVDTCQAGKHLAVAGSGGNLQVASFA from the coding sequence ATGACTCGGCGACGTCTTGAAGAAGCAATTTTGGCTGGCTATACCATGGGTTTAGGTGATTATATTGCAGATGATTCTGACTATGACATTCAAAGCAGGCTGGCTTCTGCAAGCAAACTAACTTTACCCCTCGATCGTTGGGGAATATACAGCTTGCAGTACTGTCCAAATGGAGAAAATCTTGCAGTGGGGTTTGGCAACGGTGGAATTTAtattgttaaacaaaatgGTGACAATTTTAAAGTTAGTGAACTTACACATGGACATCGAAAAGGCCTTGCTGTTATGTCATTAAAGTATCTCAGGGATGAAAATGGTCTATTTTTACTTTCTGCTGGTGCTGCTGGAGCTGTGAATGTGTGGGACTTAAATACAGATGCAAAAATTGAACCTTTGTTTACTTTAGAAGAAGAAGGAAATGAAATTAATGCATTGGATTTGTCCTGTGATTGCACCTTCTTTGCCACGGCAGGCAAAGATCGACATATTCGCCTTTATGATGCCACAACCATGAAACCATTTCAGACCATCGAAGCACCTGACTATCTTACCATGGATGAAATTAGCGTTTATACAGGTCACACAAAGCgtgtttttgctttaaaatttcacCCAGAAGAAAACCATCTCTTTCTTACAGCTGGTTGGGATGACTGTGTGAAACTGTGGGACAAAAGGATGGCtagaaatgcaaaaaagtcAATTGCTGGTCCCCATGTGTGTGGAGCTGGACTTGATGTTCGTGGGAACACAGTTTTGACTGGCTCATGGTCAGCAAAACGTTCTCTTCAGCTGTGGGATTTACGTGCTGGCACTTTGGAGAGAAATATCTCTTACCCTCATGATATCAAAGCAGAGGGAGAGTTTTTGTACTGTGCTAAATATGTCACATCAGATGTTGTAGTTGCTGGAGGCAGTGGTACCAACAATGCATGTGCCATATCCCTCAATGCAGACAACGTTTTGGGTGTCATTTCTAGTGCAAAGCCAGTGCTGGCTGTTGATACCTGCCAAGCTGGGAAACATCTTGCAGTAGCTGGCAGTGGAGGAAATCTTCAAGTGGCATCTTTTGCATAG